A DNA window from Brassica napus cultivar Da-Ae chromosome C1, Da-Ae, whole genome shotgun sequence contains the following coding sequences:
- the LOC106436784 gene encoding 40S ribosomal protein S11-3-like: MAEQTEKAFLKQPKVFLSSKISGKGKRPGKGGNRFSKNIGLGFKTPREAIQGTYIDRKCPFTGTVSIRGRILAGTCHSAKMQRTIIVRRNYLHFVKKYQRYEKRHSNIPAHVSPCFRVKEGDHVIIGQCRPLSKTVRFNVLKVIPAGASAFAKKAFTGM; the protein is encoded by the exons ATGGCAGAACAG ACTGAGAAGGCTTTTCTCAAGCAACCTAAGGTCTTCCTTAG CTCGAAGATATCTGGAAAAGGAAAGCGACCTGGGAAGGGTGGTAACCGATTCTCGAAGAACATCGGTTTGGGCTTCAAGACTCCTCGTGAAGCCATACAAG GAACTTACATTGACAGAAAATGTCCCTTCACCGGAACTGTCTCCATTAGAGGTCGTATCTTAGCTGGTACTTGCCACAGCGCCAAGATGCAGAGGACCATCATCGTAAGAAGGAACTACCTCCACTTTGTCAAGAAGTATCAGAG GTACGAGAAGAGGCACTCGAACATCCCTGCTCATGTCTCACCATGCTTCCGTGTCAAAGAAGGAGACCATGTCATCATCGGCCAATGCAG GCCATTGTCCAAGACTGTGAGGTTCAATGTGTTGAAGGTGATACCAGCTGGTGCTTCTGCTTTCGCAAAGAAGGCTTTCACTGGAATGTAA